The DNA region ACTCTTATCGTAAAAGTATGGGGATATAGTCAGCTGCACTCGTacgattttatcaaaagaaGGTCATAAGCGTAGTTAGATCgtacaattttatttatatgaaAGCCTTAACAGGTCAATGCatatattatatatctctataaaatttaaatgtttgaaaCCTCttcagaattttttttttttaacatataataaACTTTATATTCCTTTCCTAACTGCTGTTGTTAATATCTTCCCCTAGGACGACAGTGCCACCCGTCAGTTTGCGGCTGCCAGACTAAACAAAACCACGGCCCGTGAGTTGGTGCAACAGCAGCGATCCAACGATGCGGCCATTGCCAGTGCCCTAAGGCGAGATCGTCAGCGTCAGGAGGCGCAGCAAAATGCCCGTGAGCAACGTTTCCGGGTGGTAAACTGTCTGCGCAGTACCCTCGAGGATAATGCCACCGAAACGGAGTCCCCGGAGAACCAAAACCCTGAGACCAGGAGCCAAATTACCATTGTGGACATAGAATCTCAACAACAGCAACCACAGTCGGGTGCACAGAATCCCGTAACTCTGGATCAACAAAACGTTATAGAGCACAGCCATGATCAGCAACAGCCCGCTGATTCCGATGTGGGTTATGTTTACGATCTATATGTTCCCGAGAATGAGATGCAGGCCGCCTATGTTGATATGATGGACGACAACTATTTAAGGTTTGTCATACATATTGAGCCGCAGAAAACGTTGAGCCTTACCAATTACTATATGTAACCGaatactatatatatacttatggCATATATGTAAGCGGTGTGTCTGTGTGTCGGTGCTAGCGTATCTGTGTGGGTGAGTGTGTGTCTGTATTCGTAGTCCTCgggccaagtctcatatttaCATATTACCTTTTACCATATAGACATAGTTGCAATCACTGTTTATAGCTCAATAATTCGATTCGTTCTCCATAAGGTTGTATTATCCGTTTAATTACTACAACAACTGCTACTGGTAAACATGAGAATAACAAAAAGAAGataaagagagagagagagagacaaaGCCCGGGCAATAAAGAAGTGTGATGACACCCAACACCCCACCCACGACAATAAAAAAGGACTGCAACTGGCAACTCACATCACAAATAGTTCATTATCAGCATCTGACAAATGCCTAAAATACTAGCGATTGAAAGGATTGTCATGAGATTATCATGCACGATCTGAAAAAATTAATGTTGCTGAAAACAGTTTCTAaatagaaattataaaaacGAACCTTTAAAGCTGTTAACAAAATTGTGTTTGTGAGATTCcgtataattttaatataatgttatttaatattccaatataataatatgttatgatgaaaatatactttaaaTAATGTATCATAAATATGTAAAGTTTTCATATTTCCCTCTTGCCAAAgtctttaaataaaataaatatttttaagttttttactAAATACGAATTTCTTCGGGATCCTGTTGTTATCACGCACAATTAGTGCATTCTTTCGATAGAATTTTAGGCAAATGTCTCATTACGATAAGTTTTTAGATTTAATTAGCTTATATGTTAGTTTAATTTAGCTTgacaagcacacacacacaaacacaccgCATATTCTAAACTGTTTTCACTGAGTATTTATCATTTAGTTTTCGCCAGTTGTCAGTTGCCTTTTTCGTTATTTTTTGCATTCCGAAATAAACAGAAAACAATAGTGCTGAAGTCTATTTAAGTGCATAGTTTTAGctaagtttttgttttatttttgttgggGTCTAGCGTTGCCcgaaatcgaaaataaacTGAATAAAGAATTCGACATAAATACATGACAAACTTTGCTGTGTTTCAATTTCAAAGTGCTTCGCTCAATGAAAGCTCCAAAATAAACGTATTCATTATTTTGCCTAATCCACAGAGTGATTCCCGTGGGTGAGATCGTGCTAGAGGATTGCTACAATGATCAGGATGAGGACTACGACTCGGAGGACTCGAACCAGGAGAACTATTTTACGAATGATTACCCAGACGATGAGGAAGCTGGTGGCATGGGATCTGATGAGGAACTGTGCCGGCAAATGAACAAGTTTATGCTGGGTAAGGTCTTGTAAAGACGCCTTTATTGATTACGATTTTGAATGGTTTTTAACTTCCAGATGACGACGAGGATGAGTTTGCCAGCACCAGCGATGATGATGACTATGCCACCTACAGAGATCCCTATGTCCATACGATTGACGCTGAAGAAGACTCATTTGTGGACGATGTAGACTTCTATAATGTTGATCGTGAAAGGGGCAGCGCCTATGAACGCTATAAGCGAAGGATCCTAAAAGAGTTGGAGGACCAGGAAGGTGAAgaggatgatgatgatgattcaTTTGCTAGTGCTGATGATAAATGAGGTTTTGAAAGCCAACTCATTCTTGCAGGCTTTAACGAAAGAAAGTTATATCTTATCTcttaagtaaattaaatttgagtTAGTCTTAGAATAGGATAACAATAAAATTCTGGGCTATACTTTTATGGTTATCAAAGTGAagtacttttttttattaattaaaaaaagttaaattaactTAAATCTTAATGTAAATATGTTTAAGTCTAGATATTTATCATCTATACTTCTTGGCGTCTTTTGATTTCTCGGTTTTGATGTGTTGAATTTGAGGTTTTGGTGCACAGCCTTCCATATAAAGTCGTAGGGTCTCCTCGTCCATCTTCTCGTTTTCCTTAGGAGGCTTATAGTCTAACACATGATCGACCCTCAGTGTTCTATCCATGATCTTGATGCCGTTTAGATTGTCGACGGCCAGAACTGTGGATCTTTGGTCCTCGTAGCACAGGAAACAAAAGCCCTGGgtataaaagaaaaatgttataaatggTATCcccaattaaattaataaattacctTGGACTTTCCAGTTTTTGAGTCCCGGATCAGATTGATGTTCACCACTTCGCCATACTGGGAAAACACGCAGATTAAATCGCCCTCCGAAAGGGTATAGGGAAATCCTGCCACGAAAATCCAGGCCGAGTCCCTGTACATATCGTGCCAGCTCTTCTTTCCTCCATGTTGCAGTTCGTGTTCGCTTAGTTTAAGcacatttttcatatttgttAGGGGATTCATTTTGAAAttggtttatttttttgttttgtttatgatCGGGTGGTAATATGACAGCTTTTAGTTAGTTTAGAAAtaccatacatttttttaaagtgtttttATTACAATCATCGATAGTTTCAGCATTTCTTATTGAATTGTTTTCAGAACAGAGAAAACATTATATCTTCTTCAAATGGCAcatcaaatatatattttacaactACAAATACTAtgtaaaaactaaaattaaaaattattaagtatCGTTATATCATATTATATCGTTATAACATGGCCACACTAACTATCGCCCCGAAACCAACTTGGTTCAGTCCAACCTCGTTCAGTTCCACCTCCAGCCGCACATTTGTTGTCGTCGTAAAATCGTATCGGACTGTATTGTGCAGTGGGACTGTGGGACTGTGGAAAATGTTGTAATTTTACCACGATAGCACGGCCAGTGATCTATTCGAAAAAAAAGAGGTGTGTACGAATGCGAAAATTTGGATTACATAGCCCCCAGTCTGCCTGTGCTTGTGTGTGTGTCGCCCTGTGCGTGTGTATGTTCGTGTGCGTGCAAAAGGAAAAAAGATATGCTGAAAAAAAGTATCTCTTCtctatttaaaaatgtgtgtCAGTGTATTGTGCGgcagcaacaaaaataataaataatagcTGCCGCTGTTGCGACTGCTTGCTGaaaaaaaatagaagaaaaaaaacaaaaaccgtTTGGCGTCTTTGGGGTCTTTTAATTGTGCCGAAGCCATTGTTTTATCATTTTTCCCATCATCATTCAAGACGCGTTCTGTGCCGAATAACGCCCgtcttttctgttttccccCCTCAATTTTTTTGCGAAGGAAGCTGAGCTGTTTTCCCATCTCTGTCTGGCACACGCAACTATGCCTGCGCCTTGCTATTGGAATAGTTGGTATGTAAAAGACATAAGTGCGATATGTCCGTTTCACACTAGATTTTTGTCACCCTGTGCCagccgcacacacacacacacacacactcacctGAGACAACTCCACCATATGTCTATCTGTCTGCCTTTCCTTaacacatccacatccacgtTCACATTCCACCCCATTGGCAATGCCTCTCTTTCGTACAGCTGCAGTCAAAATAATAGTAATGGCCCTTTGGTTCTACGGCCGTTACGTATCTTGCTGCTTTTTTAGAGCCCCTGGTGATGGGAGAAGAGCGAACAAAAGCATTCCATCAAGGTTGTTTCCTTTGGTCTTACAACTTCAACCCCAGAAAGGGAATGTGCATTTCGAACCCCTTATTAATATGCACTTTTGAACATTACTATAGGTTATctacttaaaaatattttattttcttatttgttCAATTTGTCTATAAGTCTGTTAAGATGAGAATCAAAAAGAAAGAACATATTGTATGTCTTTCTGCTAAGGATTTTAATATGACTCACAACTTTCAACCCTGAAGACAACCACATTCCTTAAAATTGCCTTTGAACTGTTTTAAGCTGGAATTGCCTAATCCTAGCGTTAGTTCCTTTAATACTTAATATTAAACCCAAGATAAATAGTGGGATAATTAACCATTTTTAAGTAATGTACTTAGTTGGCTACACTTAAGGTAACATCAGGGTCAACTTTAGTtcataaagaaataaaatttcaCGTTGTCTTGTCAAATGCTTTTCAAAGCTTTAGGCATCTTTTGAAAAAAGTTGTATGTTCTATTGTAGCAAAACAAGAAATGGTTTAATATAATATGATACAAACGTTTAAAGAAGTAGTATTTTCAAATGTGAGTACCAATATAAAAACAATCTTAAGATACATTTTCACAAACTTTCATTTAGACCAAACCAAtcgattttaaaatattgacCGCCACTGTAGGGTCTGTttgtctttttgtttttgtccaCGCGAAAAGGAggaaatatgtattttttctTCGCTTGTTTTTAATGTTTAGGTGTGGTCGTGCTTTAGTTGCGGGCTTACACATATCCAGTTGTATGTATTTCTTCAAGCGGAAGCGGTCGTAAAAAAGTTTTCGTGGCGGTGCCCACACAGTTGACATTGAACTCTCGCCTGAGTCTCTGAAAACCTCGCTCTCTCCTGCTCCTGGCCCAAACCCCCTACCCCTTCTCCGCCCACTCTGCCAACTGACTGATATTTGGCCAGCTTAGTTACTTTCCAAAAAGCCAACTCCTGGCCTTTCATTTTTTTCGCTTGCCGGCCACATTTACTTTTCTTCATACccttttgcaattttttttttgtgaaaggAGAGGAGTGTTAAGGGGGAAGGGTAAATCACTTAGCAGATATTTTTAGCCCCAGACTAATTGTTTAAGCGGATTTTGTTTCCCCTTTTCTATTATATTTTTACAGTTCATGAGAAATAAGTAATAGATTTGGTActtagttttttatttgtatgaaTGATATTACGAACTTTAAGAAAAAGAGACCTCATGAGAAGTAAGTAATACATTtagtattttgttttttatttttatgaatgaTATTACGAACTTAAAGAAAAAGAGACCTCTACATTTTTATCATCCTTAACAAATCCAAAGTTTTCGCTTCtaaacttttaataattttaaacatgTTCTTAAATTGTAAAGCGGTTTTAGCCTTCTTTCTATAAGTAAAAAGCAAAGGCTTTATTTTCTCTAAACAGAATTGGAAATTCATCTCACATTCCCCCGCCTATTCTTAAGTTTCCCCCACTTTTTGAATTACAACCATTCTATGAGAGCATTTTGGGTTCATGTTGACTCATTGTGGCCGTGCGGGGGTTTGTGCGGGCAAGCTTTCTCGTTATTATTATTACGAGATATGTACGGATATGTACTGGAGCCccataaatatacatatatatatggctCCTACTGTGGTTATTATGTGGCTCACGTCTCTGGGAAAGATTCGCGCCGCGACTGCGCACGATTATGGCACATTTCGAGTGACGAGAGCAAAGTTGACTGCGCTGCGGCCGCCTGTTGCAGAAAACGTGTCAAGTTGGCCAGATACATCTACTAtatgtttatacatatatatatatagttacTATATGTGCAAGAGCATAACCAACCGAGCTGCCCCCGGCAAGAGCCCGATTTCGAGTTCGATTAATTTCGTTGCGCCTCGGTAGCTGTGCACTCAACTCAAACATCCGCTCAAACGGACAGCGAGCGCACACTAATTCCAGTGGGGAACGTTTACCTCGCCGTAGGCCAACCCATTACACCACTGCCCACATCTGCCAGTCCCCCGGATCCCCTTTCCATTGGCATACCTTCGAGAAAACCCTTTTTATCTAGGGGAGTGTTGCCTTCACTCGGGTGACAACATCTGTTTGGATCGGGTCTCTTCTGTAGTACACTAGACTGCAAGGTCTTGATTTAGGAATAAAAGGTAGCTCATAAGATCTAAGGTCTTGGTAGATTTGGTTATTTCTGTAATTACCCCTTTACAGAACCTAAGAAAGCAGTTTATGAAATGCATTTTATGATGATGTTTTAGGAGGTTTTAAGTTATTATGTTCTTCTGTATTACCCTAGACTGCAAGGTCTTGATTTAGGAATAGAAGGTAGCTCATGAGATCTAAGGACGTGGTAGATTTGGTTATTTCTGTAATTACCCCTTTACAGAACCTAAGAAAATagtttataaaattaattataagaTGATGTTTTAAGAGGTTTAAGGTTATTATGTTCTTCTGTATTACATTAGACTGCAAGGTCTTGATTTAGGAATAGAAGGTAGCTCATGAGATCTAAGGTCTTGGTAGATTTGGTTATTTTTGAAACTACCCCTTTACAGAACCCAAGAAAGCAGTTTATTAAATGAATTTTAGaggttttaaattattaatttatagtATTCCCTTTTCGGAATAACTTCAAACATAATATTTATGGATAGtacttatattttaaatacagGGCCTTGGTTCACCAATAAAATTACTTAAAagaattcatttaatttttattcttcgagatgttttcttattttaactCTTAGTTGTTAAACTATTATAAAACAATCGAAAAAATCCAGTTTCCAAGAgttaaatttagtttttattaagTTTTCTTGCCTATTCAATTACCCTTCTGCTATTATGTTGAGTAGTGTAAACAGCTTACAATAGCAGAAACCTAAAACATTTCAAAGAAACTGCCAACAGAAAATTCGCTGCTCTACAGTTTTTTGCCTTGTATCTTATTGCTGTTTACACCTGTTCATGCCGACGCCGCCGTCGTTTTATATTcgcattttgtttttgtttacattcatgtaaaaaattctttataaacgCTCCATATTTGGCGAGTGACATGCCCCCAGCTCTTGAAACTATATATGAGCGCGGGGTAAATGCCAAACCCACACGGAGTTAAGAATTTTTTTGGGTTGGTGGGCTTTTGaagctgctgctgatgttgtgTTTCATATGCGTATCAAATAATTGAGCTCAATTGATTTCAATTAAAACTGACAAGTCGCTGaggcttttgttgttgctgctgttatGGTTGTTAGTGCTAAGTCATATGAAACAAAAACCATCAAAATGCCTCAAATGTGGTCTCTGTTTGCTTGATGAGCTGGGTCGAATGAAAAATGCGCTAGGAAGTAGGTGATTATTTCAATAATAAAGGTGAATTCGAAAGAAATACTTTCTTGAAATTTCCAAAAGTGATGAATACAAGTTTCTAATCTTTTATAGACATGCGATGATCAAATAATAGGCTTGTTGTTTTCATACCTTGATTACAGTGCCTATTTGATCACCAATTCCTGTATTTAATTTACATGATTTCCGATGAGTGAGAACATGATTACCTACTGATAAGACCTTAGCAAACATTTAAGCTGTAAGTGATTCGTAGAATTtgttagtcttgtttttgacATAGAAAAATGTGGTGGATTTTACTGATATTGTATTTCCATATCTACCTTTTAATCCAAGACTCAGATAAGAGAGAAAGTCCCTTCATTTTATGTGACTCACCAAGGTGACACAGAACCATTTTTAATAACATCCCTGTAATTTATCCATGATTCACCTGCGCAAATAGGATGAATGGAATGTTGCCTTATTTGAATAATTGGAGCTCAAATAGTTTTAATTGAACATGTGTAATTTATAGATAAACAACATTTCTGATTTCCAATAAGCATACAAGCACTTACCTATATATCGTAAACCAAATGGGGAAGCACCCTATTTGGAAAGCAGTCGCTTCTAGGGGCAAAGGTTTTTATTACAATCGCCCCCGCGACcataaaatgttattattaAGATATATTGGTCCATTGTTAACAGACTTTCAATACCGATCGTAAAACTAATAAGGCATACATCgataaaaaaagataaattgctatttattattttagaaaaGCACTATACACTTGATTGGttcatttttcaaaatcagatATACTTACAAGATTATTTTGCAATTAGTTGCTTGGTTTTATGTTCTCTTTATTTTTAGAGATACGAAGCCCTTACCGATTCGTACGAATTGCTGTCCATCTAAACTATTTGTCGCTGCACTACAGGAATAGATACTCAAGAATAGCTCTTTGAAATACCAAATTCCTATAAAGGATTTCGCAGCCAGGGAGAAGATCAACCCCATTGTAGCCCATATGCCCCGCCATTCGTAGAGCACAATTGTCTATTAATACGAAACAAGTTTCGTATGGAGGGTGATATTTTGTGTATATTTTCGTATTTGTTTATGAATTTCAACGCTTGTGCCAATTGCCCCCGTTTATTATTGCCGTTTGTCTTATTGAAATTCAACACTTTATTCAACGATTCATATGCACGGCCACTCAGTCGGCCGCCCCTGGATAGAAatgaataataattaaattatattgcTACTGTCTGTGTCTCTGGCGTTTGCTTCTAAATATTTGGCCATTGCGCTTTCTTCCAGCAGCTGCTTCGCATATTTGTTAATGTGATTTTTATtgtacgatttttttttgttttgtttattttcaaaaaaatttggCATGCCGGCGCCACGAGCCTAAGACAAccgaaaagaaaaaatatttggaTATGGCCGGCCGCGTGTGTTTGGCTTTAGTTTTGTATACGTATacctatatattttttttaatgcgcGCAAAACTTTCACttccattaaaaatataaagtcTCGTCTCGGAGACCCGGAGTGTgtggctgtgtgtgtgtgtttatttGTACCTGTTTTGTCGACAACGTTAAATGACATTAGGCTAGGTTTTATGGTTCGCCGGCGGAGATGGGATGAGTTTGTTGGGGGCAGGTGGAGCGCAGGCGAAATTCTGCACAAATGTCAACGTAGAAAATTTACATGGGCAGCGGAATCGAACGATTTCGCTTTTCTTTTCAACCCTTTTGCTTTCCTATCTTTTTTATATCTCTTTTTTTAATGCCCTAACAATGGGATTTTAATGGGCAAATTAACTTTTAGAAAATTTCGAGTATTATGCAAACCTATTGTAATACGGTTTTCATGTTGGAATGAATCTGAAACTGTGCATGACCAAATAGTAGATGGTTTTTATATCTTATTGAAGGATCTAAGACTTAAAATAGTTTAGAATCCTATAAACCATTCAGAAACTGATAAAAACGTGTTATAATACTTGGTTTAGATACCGATAAAAAGTGTAGATTTCAAAATGGGGTCAAAAATAtgcatttatttcaaaataaatctAATGCAAATATAATTGCATACAAGAGAGCGTATTAAAACTTCATGACTTAGGTACCAATTTTCTATTTTCCGTGGTACCTGCTATAAATACTGTGCATTTGTGTATGCCAGAGTCCATAATTGTGTGAACGGAAGTTGAAAGCTCGACAATTAAGGTGGCCATGGGAGTGTAAAGTTTTGTCCGTCGCCCAGGTAGAAATAATAAAACGGACCTGGGCAGTCCGAACCAAGAGCGTTGACTAATATGCCGGTTAGACTAATTGCATTTCTCACATGCTGGGTCCacagtttttctttttcttttatgaGTCAGTCGTCGGTGGGGTTGTGTGGTATCGATTCAGGAGCACTCCCCACAAAGGGCTGTGAAAAAGAAACCAAGTACAGATGTAAACGAATCTGCCATATGAGTCAGCCAAGCGAGCCAAACTGATCAGATTTCCAAAAGCACAAGTGCCACGACTGGCTGTCAACTGGGGCGTAGATTGATACCTCTCTGTTCAACAGATTAACGGCTGCACAGCAGCATATAGCCAACATATAGCAACCGGATCAGCCTTGGGCTGCAATTTGTTCATGCTGCATAGTTTATAGGA from Drosophila subpulchrella strain 33 F10 #4 breed RU33 chromosome 2L, RU_Dsub_v1.1 Primary Assembly, whole genome shotgun sequence includes:
- the LOC119547867 gene encoding uncharacterized protein LOC119547867 isoform X2 — encoded protein: MPAVVRIKRRIDEEPHTAFVLNGKRRRLHNDENALEDSGAVAGASASDKDELTTVLKFAGTLEKQDDSATRQFAAARLNKTTARELVQQQRSNDAAIASALRRDRQRQEAQQNAREQRFRVVNCLRSTLEDNATETESPENQNPETRSQITIVDIESQQQQPQSGAQNPVTLDQQNVIEHSHDQQQPADSDVGYVYDLYVPENEMQAAYVDMMDDNYLRLYYPFNYYNNCYW
- the LOC119547867 gene encoding probable RNA polymerase II nuclear localization protein SLC7A6OS isoform X1, whose amino-acid sequence is MPAVVRIKRRIDEEPHTAFVLNGKRRRLHNDENALEDSGAVAGASASDKDELTTVLKFAGTLEKQDDSATRQFAAARLNKTTARELVQQQRSNDAAIASALRRDRQRQEAQQNAREQRFRVVNCLRSTLEDNATETESPENQNPETRSQITIVDIESQQQQPQSGAQNPVTLDQQNVIEHSHDQQQPADSDVGYVYDLYVPENEMQAAYVDMMDDNYLRVIPVGEIVLEDCYNDQDEDYDSEDSNQENYFTNDYPDDEEAGGMGSDEELCRQMNKFMLDDDEDEFASTSDDDDYATYRDPYVHTIDAEEDSFVDDVDFYNVDRERGSAYERYKRRILKELEDQEGEEDDDDDSFASADDK
- the LOC119547868 gene encoding RNA-binding motif protein, X-linked 2; its protein translation is MNPLTNMKNVLKLSEHELQHGGKKSWHDMYRDSAWIFVAGFPYTLSEGDLICVFSQYGEVVNINLIRDSKTGKSKGFCFLCYEDQRSTVLAVDNLNGIKIMDRTLRVDHVLDYKPPKENEKMDEETLRLYMEGCAPKPQIQHIKTEKSKDAKKYR